Proteins found in one Aquibium microcysteis genomic segment:
- the flgK gene encoding flagellar hook-associated protein FlgK, with product MSLTTALNIAQSALLATSKRTSVVSQNITNAGNADYARRTAVLASTDGGVRVAEVRRATNEALFRQNLRASSDWQGQQRLLSGLDSLSTAVNGTDNASSPTTALAGLRDALQLYSATPSSSNLAEGAIDAARQLVRSLNDGSDAVQAVRTGADIEIKAAVDDINKLLADFETANRQVISATSTGRDANSYIDQRNAILSEIAQYMPISTYTRGSEDMVIMTGDGATLFETVPRAVTFEPTASFGPGMTGNPVYVDGIPITAADQAAGEISGTLGALVKLRDDVAVTMQTQLDEIARGAILAFAELDQTGGGAPPLAGLFTWSGGPDLPPDGVVTQGLASMIKVNPAFDSEQGGNPVLLRDGGANGGDYLANTAGGASFATLLIGYADRIDAPIVFDSAADIAANVSLADFGANAIGWIEGLRKQSSSAEVNASAMMVRSAEALSNETGVNVDTEISLLLDLEHSYEASARIISTVDRMMAALLELV from the coding sequence ATGTCGCTGACAACGGCGCTCAACATCGCCCAGAGCGCGTTGCTCGCGACGTCCAAGCGCACGAGCGTCGTCTCGCAGAACATCACCAACGCCGGCAATGCGGACTACGCCCGGCGGACGGCCGTTCTCGCGAGCACCGACGGCGGCGTGCGGGTCGCCGAGGTGCGTCGCGCGACCAACGAGGCCCTGTTCAGGCAGAACCTGCGCGCCTCGTCGGACTGGCAGGGCCAGCAGCGCCTGCTGTCGGGGCTCGACAGCCTCTCGACCGCCGTGAACGGCACGGACAACGCCTCCTCGCCCACCACCGCGCTCGCCGGCCTGCGCGACGCGCTGCAGCTCTACTCGGCCACGCCGTCGAGCTCGAATCTCGCCGAAGGGGCCATCGACGCGGCGCGCCAGCTCGTTCGTTCGCTGAACGACGGCTCGGACGCGGTCCAGGCCGTCCGCACCGGCGCCGACATCGAGATCAAGGCGGCCGTCGACGACATCAACAAGCTGCTCGCCGATTTCGAGACCGCCAACCGGCAGGTCATTTCCGCGACCTCCACCGGGCGCGACGCGAACAGCTACATCGACCAGCGCAACGCCATCCTCTCCGAGATCGCGCAGTACATGCCGATCTCGACCTACACGCGCGGCAGCGAGGACATGGTCATCATGACCGGCGACGGCGCGACCCTGTTCGAGACCGTTCCGCGTGCGGTCACCTTCGAGCCCACCGCCTCCTTCGGCCCCGGCATGACGGGCAACCCGGTCTATGTCGACGGTATCCCGATCACCGCTGCGGATCAGGCGGCCGGCGAGATCTCGGGCACGCTCGGCGCTCTGGTGAAGCTGCGCGACGATGTCGCCGTGACCATGCAGACACAGCTCGACGAGATCGCGCGCGGCGCCATCCTCGCCTTCGCCGAACTCGACCAGACGGGCGGCGGCGCGCCGCCGCTCGCGGGTCTGTTCACCTGGAGCGGCGGGCCGGACCTGCCGCCCGACGGGGTGGTCACGCAGGGCCTCGCCTCGATGATCAAGGTCAACCCGGCCTTCGACAGCGAGCAGGGCGGCAATCCCGTGCTGCTGCGCGACGGCGGTGCGAACGGCGGCGACTATCTCGCCAACACCGCCGGCGGTGCCTCCTTCGCCACGCTGCTGATCGGCTATGCCGACCGCATCGACGCGCCCATCGTCTTCGATTCGGCGGCCGACATCGCCGCCAACGTCAGCCTCGCCGATTTCGGCGCGAACGCCATCGGCTGGATCGAGGGGCTGCGCAAGCAGTCCTCCAGTGCGGAGGTGAACGCGAGCGCCATGATGGTTCGCTCGGCCGAGGCGCTCTCGAACGAAACCGGCGTGAACGTCGACACGGAGATATCCCTGCTGCTCGACCTCGAGCATTCCTACGAGGCCTCCGCCCGCATCATCAGCACCGTCGACCGGATGATGGCGGCGCTCCTGGAACTGGTGTGA
- a CDS encoding flagellar hook-associated family protein, which yields MKVNFVSTDAIRSALRYSLTQMQSDLIAGQKEVQTGKVADLGLSIGVRSGKAVTLSRDIVRMETIVGTNALVSSRLTATQNALGQVSEGASTFLSALAAAVSGDADQATTRQAAVSMLQSLTGIVNSSFNGEHIFAGVNTDVVPMADYFDASVPGPKAAIDAAFLSEFGFAADDPAADTVTGAQITAFIDGALSDEFFGSGWETNWSAASDQGITTRIALNETAETSVSANIEGIRKLTMAAAMVANLFDGDLNDQALVAVADRAVRMVGEAMGDLAQTQARVGFTEQRISSATERVEMQIDIFKTFLNELEGVDPYEASTRVNALISQIETSYALTARIQQLSLTRLL from the coding sequence ATGAAGGTCAATTTCGTCTCCACCGATGCCATCCGCAGCGCCCTGCGTTACTCGCTGACGCAGATGCAGTCGGACCTGATCGCCGGTCAGAAGGAGGTCCAGACCGGCAAGGTCGCCGATCTCGGACTTTCGATCGGCGTGCGGTCCGGCAAGGCCGTCACGCTTTCGCGCGACATCGTCCGGATGGAGACGATCGTCGGCACGAACGCCCTGGTTTCCTCGCGCCTCACGGCCACGCAGAACGCGCTCGGCCAGGTTTCGGAGGGCGCGTCGACCTTCCTGTCGGCGCTCGCGGCCGCCGTATCGGGTGATGCCGACCAGGCCACCACCCGCCAGGCGGCCGTCTCCATGCTTCAGTCGCTGACCGGGATCGTCAACTCCAGCTTCAACGGCGAGCACATCTTCGCCGGCGTCAACACCGACGTCGTCCCGATGGCCGACTATTTCGACGCGTCCGTTCCTGGCCCCAAGGCGGCCATCGACGCCGCCTTCCTGTCCGAATTCGGCTTCGCGGCGGACGATCCGGCAGCCGATACCGTCACCGGCGCGCAGATCACCGCCTTCATCGACGGTGCGCTCAGCGACGAGTTCTTCGGCTCCGGCTGGGAGACCAACTGGTCCGCCGCCTCGGACCAGGGCATCACCACCCGCATCGCGCTCAACGAAACCGCCGAGACCTCGGTCAGCGCCAACATCGAGGGCATCCGCAAGCTCACCATGGCCGCCGCCATGGTGGCCAACCTGTTCGACGGCGACCTCAACGATCAGGCGCTGGTGGCCGTCGCCGACCGGGCCGTCCGGATGGTCGGCGAGGCGATGGGCGACCTGGCCCAGACCCAGGCCCGCGTCGGCTTCACCGAGCAGCGCATCTCCAGCGCCACCGAGCGCGTCGAGATGCAGATCGATATCTTCAAGACCTTCCTGAACGAACTGGAAGGCGTCGACCCGTACGAAGCGTCCACCCGCGTAAACGCGTTGATCTCGCAGATCGAAACCTCATACGCCCTGACGGCTCGGATCCAGCAACTGAGCCTCACGAGGCTGCTGTAG
- the flaF gene encoding flagellar biosynthesis regulator FlaF translates to MYQFSYAEVQTDSVADAKDRERQLLSRSIDLLVAARDKGVNSMQAVEALHFLNRVWTTFIEDLASSDNELPSELRANLISIGLWLLREGEAVRQGQSDNFDGLIEVSQIIRDGIQ, encoded by the coding sequence ATGTATCAGTTCTCATACGCCGAAGTCCAAACCGATTCGGTCGCCGACGCGAAGGACCGCGAACGGCAATTGCTGTCGCGGTCGATCGACCTGCTGGTCGCCGCGCGCGACAAGGGCGTGAACTCCATGCAGGCCGTCGAGGCGCTGCATTTCCTCAACCGCGTCTGGACGACCTTCATCGAGGATCTCGCCAGCAGCGACAACGAGCTGCCCTCCGAGCTGCGCGCCAATCTGATCTCGATCGGCCTGTGGCTGCTGCGCGAGGGCGAGGCGGTGCGGCAGGGCCAGTCCGACAATTTCGACGGGCTGATCGAAGTTTCGCAGATCATCAGGGACGGCATACAATGA
- the flbT gene encoding flagellar biosynthesis repressor FlbT translates to MKNTLRISLKANEKIYINGAVVRVDRKTSIEFLNDVQFLLENHVMQPEKASTPLRQLYFIVQVMLMNPGDSGPARDMFKRSLPMLLATFTNEQVLASLKHADRLVAEEHIYDALKLIRSLFPIEAAILAEQSNLSPPLAPDALEALAS, encoded by the coding sequence ATGAAGAACACCCTGCGCATCTCGCTCAAGGCGAACGAGAAGATCTACATCAACGGCGCGGTGGTGCGGGTCGACCGCAAGACCTCGATCGAGTTCCTCAACGACGTGCAGTTCCTGCTGGAGAACCACGTCATGCAGCCGGAGAAGGCCTCGACGCCGCTGCGTCAGCTCTACTTCATCGTCCAGGTCATGCTGATGAACCCGGGCGATTCGGGTCCAGCGCGCGACATGTTCAAGCGCTCGCTGCCGATGCTGCTCGCCACCTTCACCAACGAACAGGTGCTCGCTTCGCTGAAGCATGCCGACCGGCTGGTGGCCGAGGAGCACATCTACGACGCGCTCAAGCTGATCCGCAGCCTGTTCCCGATCGAGGCGGCCATCCTCGCCGAGCAGAGCAACCTCTCCCCTCCCCTTGCACCCGACGCGCTGGAGGCGCTCGCATCATGA
- the flgD gene encoding flagellar hook assembly protein FlgD codes for MTVPAVTSSTATTTAASQASATTVDYESFLRLLVTQMKNQDPTAPMDSTDYVAQLATFSQVEQTVQTNSKLDSLLQMSLLGQASSIIGRTVTDTDGTTGVVAETRITASGVTAVLQNGAEVVIGTGVRIS; via the coding sequence ATGACCGTTCCCGCCGTCACCAGTTCGACCGCGACGACGACCGCCGCCAGCCAGGCGAGCGCGACCACGGTGGACTACGAATCCTTCCTGCGGCTCCTCGTCACCCAGATGAAGAACCAGGATCCGACCGCGCCGATGGATTCGACCGATTACGTCGCGCAGCTCGCGACCTTCTCCCAGGTCGAGCAGACCGTGCAGACCAACAGCAAGCTCGATTCGCTGCTGCAGATGTCGCTGCTCGGCCAGGCGTCGAGCATCATCGGCCGCACCGTCACGGACACCGACGGGACCACCGGCGTCGTGGCCGAAACGCGCATCACCGCCTCCGGCGTCACGGCGGTCCTGCAGAACGGCGCCGAGGTGGTCATCGGGACCGGAGTCAGGATAAGCTGA
- the fliQ gene encoding flagellar biosynthesis protein FliQ, whose product MNEVDALEIVQYAIWTVLLASGPAVVVAMLVGVSIALIQALTQVQEITLTFVPKIISILLAVALSGPFVGAQLSSFTNVIFQRIQNGF is encoded by the coding sequence ATGAACGAGGTCGACGCTCTCGAAATCGTCCAGTACGCGATCTGGACCGTGCTCCTGGCCTCCGGCCCGGCGGTGGTCGTCGCCATGCTCGTGGGCGTGTCCATCGCGCTGATCCAGGCGTTGACCCAGGTCCAGGAGATCACCCTGACCTTCGTGCCGAAGATCATCTCGATCCTGCTCGCCGTCGCACTGTCGGGGCCGTTCGTCGGCGCCCAGCTCTCCTCCTTCACCAACGTCATCTTCCAGCGCATCCAGAACGGGTTCTGA
- the flhA gene encoding flagellar biosynthesis protein FlhA — protein sequence MANVTITPIPAAAERNSRDVYFAMGIVTILSVLFLPIPSFMIDMGLAISIALSVLILMVALWIPRPLDFSSFPTILLLATMLRLALNIATTRVILAHGNEGTHAAGYVIGGFSNLVMSGDFVIGLIVFLILIIVNFIVITKGSTRIAEVGARFTLDAIPGKQMSIDADLSAGIINEKEAQARRRELEEESSFFGSMDGASKFVRGDAIAGLIITAVNIIGGIAIGYGRHGMSIGEAADVFVKLSVGDGLVTQIPALIVSLAAGLLVSKGGTRGAANQAVMGQLAAYPRALYVAAALLMGLALMPGLPFLPFMALAGGLSVVAYVIPRRARLRQEAEAAATQQKEAEKVQEDKNSVKSSLKTAEIELLIGKQLSTRLLTSHQELAFRMGKMRKKFALDYGFVVPEVRLTDDFAIPPKAYQIKIHGTVVAEYQMRVGEVMVLLGGNQPPDMPGEEVREPAFGMRAYSVPETFSEDLKRDGYAFADNLSVLLTHLSEVIRNNLPQLLSYKDMKALIERLDPEYKKLADEICSSHISYPGLQAVLKLLLAERVSIRNLHLIIEAIAEIAPHVRRTEQIVEHVRIRMSQQICGDLTAGGVLKVLRLGNRWDLAFHQSLKRDAKGEIREFDIDPRLLEEFGQEAAKVVRKHFDAGERFVIVTAPDARPYVRMIIERFFPTLPVLSHVEIAKGVEIRVLGSFS from the coding sequence ATGGCCAACGTGACCATCACGCCGATACCGGCCGCAGCCGAGCGCAACAGCCGCGACGTCTACTTCGCGATGGGCATCGTCACGATCCTGTCGGTGCTGTTCCTGCCCATCCCGTCCTTCATGATCGACATGGGTCTGGCGATCTCGATTGCCCTGTCCGTCCTGATCCTGATGGTGGCGCTCTGGATTCCGCGGCCGCTCGACTTCTCTTCCTTCCCCACGATCCTCCTGCTCGCGACCATGCTGCGGCTGGCACTCAACATCGCCACGACGCGCGTGATCCTCGCGCATGGCAACGAGGGCACGCACGCGGCCGGCTACGTGATCGGCGGGTTCTCCAACCTCGTGATGAGCGGCGATTTCGTCATCGGCCTGATCGTCTTCCTCATCCTCATCATCGTGAACTTCATCGTCATCACCAAGGGCTCCACCCGTATCGCCGAGGTCGGCGCGCGCTTCACCCTCGATGCGATCCCCGGCAAGCAGATGTCGATCGACGCGGATCTCTCCGCCGGCATCATCAACGAGAAGGAGGCGCAGGCGCGCAGGCGCGAGCTGGAGGAGGAAAGTTCCTTCTTCGGCTCGATGGACGGCGCTTCCAAGTTCGTGCGCGGCGACGCCATCGCCGGCCTGATCATCACCGCCGTCAACATCATCGGCGGCATCGCCATCGGTTACGGCCGGCATGGCATGAGCATCGGCGAGGCAGCCGACGTCTTCGTGAAGTTGTCCGTCGGCGATGGCCTCGTGACCCAGATTCCGGCGCTGATCGTCTCGCTCGCGGCCGGCCTCCTCGTCTCCAAGGGCGGCACGCGCGGCGCGGCCAACCAGGCGGTCATGGGCCAGCTCGCCGCCTATCCCCGCGCGCTCTACGTGGCGGCCGCACTGCTCATGGGGCTGGCTCTCATGCCCGGGCTGCCGTTCCTACCCTTCATGGCTCTCGCCGGTGGCCTGAGCGTTGTCGCCTACGTCATCCCGCGGCGCGCCAGGCTTCGCCAGGAGGCGGAGGCGGCCGCCACGCAGCAGAAGGAGGCAGAGAAGGTCCAGGAGGACAAGAACTCGGTCAAGTCGTCGCTCAAGACCGCCGAAATCGAACTCCTGATCGGCAAGCAGCTGTCGACGCGCCTGCTCACCTCACACCAGGAACTCGCCTTCCGCATGGGCAAGATGCGCAAGAAGTTCGCGCTCGATTACGGTTTCGTCGTCCCCGAAGTGCGGCTGACCGACGATTTCGCCATTCCCCCGAAGGCCTACCAGATCAAGATCCACGGCACGGTGGTGGCCGAGTACCAGATGCGCGTCGGTGAGGTCATGGTGCTGCTCGGCGGCAACCAGCCGCCCGACATGCCGGGCGAGGAGGTGCGCGAGCCGGCCTTCGGCATGCGCGCCTATTCGGTTCCGGAGACCTTCTCCGAAGATCTCAAGCGCGACGGCTATGCCTTCGCCGACAACCTCTCTGTCCTGCTCACGCATCTGTCGGAAGTGATCCGCAACAATCTTCCGCAGCTCCTGTCCTACAAGGACATGAAGGCGCTGATCGAGCGGCTCGACCCCGAATACAAGAAGCTCGCCGACGAGATCTGCTCCTCCCACATCTCCTACCCGGGCCTGCAGGCGGTCCTGAAGCTGCTGCTGGCCGAGCGCGTCTCGATCCGCAACCTGCATCTGATCATCGAGGCGATCGCCGAGATCGCGCCGCATGTCCGCCGCACCGAGCAGATCGTCGAGCACGTGCGCATCCGCATGTCGCAGCAGATCTGCGGCGATCTCACCGCCGGCGGCGTGCTCAAGGTCCTGCGCCTCGGCAACCGCTGGGACCTCGCCTTCCACCAGTCGCTGAAGCGCGACGCCAAGGGCGAGATCCGCGAGTTCGACATCGACCCGCGGCTGCTCGAGGAGTTCGGCCAGGAGGCGGCGAAGGTCGTGCGCAAGCATTTCGACGCCGGCGAGCGCTTCGTCATCGTCACCGCGCCGGACGCCCGTCCCTATGTGCGCATGATCATCGAACGCTTCTTCCCGACGCTGCCGGTGCTCTCGCATGTCGAGATCGCCAAGGGCGTCGAGATCCGCGTGCTCGGTTCCTTCTCGTGA
- the fliR gene encoding flagellar biosynthetic protein FliR — translation MILPGDQIILAAFLAFCRVGACFMIMPGLSSVRVPLQVRLFVAVGATFAITVHLWDSLTPFVTREPAVLAGLVLSELLIGALIGLVTRVYVLALQFVGASIAMMTGYGNMVTGAVEENDAQAAITNLVTFSALMLLFIMNFHHDVVRALVNSYRVAPPDLLFNPGSALTDLVDTLGQSFMVMIQLGSPFIAYGIVVNLAVGLLNKLTPQIPIYFISLPFVLVGGLLLMYLGVGPLLRLFAEGFVPMTVGR, via the coding sequence GTGATCCTGCCGGGCGACCAGATCATCCTGGCGGCATTCCTCGCCTTCTGCCGCGTCGGCGCCTGCTTCATGATCATGCCGGGCCTGTCCAGTGTGCGGGTACCCCTGCAGGTACGACTGTTCGTTGCCGTCGGCGCCACCTTCGCCATCACCGTCCACCTCTGGGACAGTCTCACGCCCTTCGTCACGCGCGAGCCGGCCGTGCTCGCCGGACTCGTTCTTTCGGAACTCCTGATCGGCGCGCTGATCGGCCTCGTCACCCGTGTGTACGTCCTGGCCCTGCAGTTCGTCGGTGCCTCCATCGCCATGATGACGGGCTACGGGAACATGGTCACCGGCGCGGTCGAGGAGAACGACGCACAGGCGGCGATCACCAACCTCGTCACCTTCTCGGCGCTGATGCTGCTCTTCATCATGAACTTTCACCACGACGTGGTGAGAGCCCTCGTCAATTCCTATCGCGTCGCCCCGCCGGATCTGCTGTTCAATCCCGGCTCGGCGCTGACCGACCTCGTCGACACGCTGGGCCAGAGCTTCATGGTGATGATACAGCTCGGCAGCCCCTTCATCGCCTACGGCATCGTCGTCAATCTCGCGGTCGGTCTCCTCAACAAGCTGACGCCGCAGATCCCGATCTACTTCATCTCCCTGCCCTTCGTGCTCGTCGGCGGGCTGCTGCTGATGTATCTCGGCGTCGGCCCGCTGCTGCGCCTGTTCGCGGAAGGGTTCGTGCCGATGACGGTGGGACGGTAG